The following proteins are encoded in a genomic region of Arachis stenosperma cultivar V10309 chromosome 4, arast.V10309.gnm1.PFL2, whole genome shotgun sequence:
- the LOC130973155 gene encoding uncharacterized protein LOC130973155 isoform X2, protein MKTLFWFVFVSVVASAWLPLSDCFKKPAGLARKEDIPYITCQVCEILAKQLHQQVKNKQAEIAPKKISEYEIIEITENVCNLKKVEADWILRIDIVEKEDRLELVEHDSEGQCNSECKTIERACQEVIGYSDTDVAEYLYSSKPDADSLYKYLCRDLTKACSTKPPPVPKDRIPGEAFVAKSDKEAEMEKLLKSMEGMPGAPGMKMYSRDDLMNMKNLGDEDAEDEDEDEDDGDAAFPGKLGKVLREKEKGRSDWKQTIRKGITDTTVTLKKHADRVSNRLRQWWRAKKTSSKKGTKGAKSEL, encoded by the exons atgaagacattgttTTGGTTTGTGTTTGTTTCAGTGGTGGCTTCAGCATGGTTGCCACTATCAGATTGTTTCAAAAAACCCGCAGGGCTTGCTAGGAAAGAGGACATTCCGTACATAACGTGCCAAGTTTGTGAGATTCTCGCTAAGCAGTTGCACCAGCAGGTGAAGAACAAGCAAGCTGAGATTGCTCCCAAAAAg ATCTCGGAGTATGAGATCATTGAGATAACAGAGAACGTTTGTAATCTTAAGAAGGTAGAAGCGGATTGGATATTGCGCATTGATATTGTGGAGAAAGAAGATAGGCTTGAG TTAGTTGAGCATGACTCTGAAGGACAGTGCAATTCTGAGTGCAAGACAATCGAGCGAGCATGTCAGGAG gTTATAGGGTATTCGGATACAGATGTTGCTGAATATCTATATAGTTCCAAGCCTGATGCTGATTCATTGTACAAATATCTCTGTAGAGACCTTACTAAAGCATGCAGCACCAAACCACCCCCTGTCCCTAAG GACAGAATCCCTGGTGAAGCTTTTGTTGCTAAGTCTGATAAGGAGGCTGAAATGGAAAAGCTACTAAAATCTATGGAG GGCATGCCAGGAGCACCTGGCATGAAAATGTACTCAAGGGATGATTTAATGAACATGAAAaaccttggtgatgaagatgccgaagatgaagatgaagatgaggATGATGGCGATGCTGCTTTTCCTGGAAAATTG GGAAAAGTTCtgagagaaaaggaaaaggggaGAAGTGACTGGAAACAAACGATCAGAAAAGGAATCACAGATACGACTGTGACGCTGAAGAAACATGCAGACCGAGTTTCCAATCGCTTAAGACAGTGGTGGAGGGCAAAGAAAACAAGTTCAAAGAAGGGAACAAAAGGAGCCAAGTCTGAACTTTAG
- the LOC130974664 gene encoding 17.4 kDa class III heat shock protein-like, producing MASIIDSFNLFNLPETVEKFLFPSSHHSHDYTREGRVVSNIPVDILDNPKEYVFFMDVPGLSKSEIQVTVKDENVLVIRSNGKRKREDGDDEGCKYLRLERRAPHKLQRKFRLPENANPSAITAKCENGVLTVTFEKHSPPPKSETVEIVIV from the exons ATGGCGAGTATTATTGACTCGTTCAATCTATTCAATTTACCAGAGACAGTGGAAAAATTCTTGTTCCCTTCTTCTCATCATAGCCATGACTACACTCGAGAGGGCAGGGTAGTTTCAAACATTCCAGTGGATATTTTGGACAATCCCAAAGAGTATGTGTTCTTCATGGATGTTCCGGGTCTCTCCAAATCTGAAATTCAA GTAACAGTAAAAGATGAGAACGTACTTGTTATTAGGAGCAACGGGAAAAGGAAACGTGAAGACGGTGATGATGAAGGTTGCAAGTACCTGAGGCTGGAGAGGAGAGCACCACACAAATTGCAAAGAAAGTTTCGGCTGCCTGAGAATGCTAACCCCTCCGCCATTACAGCCAAATGTGAGAACGGAGTTCTTACGGTTACTTTTGAGAAACACTCTCCACCACCGAAATCTGAAACAGTTGAAATTGTCATTGTTTGA
- the LOC130973155 gene encoding uncharacterized protein LOC130973155 isoform X1, translating to MLRKRSKVLGFFRLVQLFCQVPWKIPTFLRFEFPVQVGVLEQRVLRKMKTLFWFVFVSVVASAWLPLSDCFKKPAGLARKEDIPYITCQVCEILAKQLHQQVKNKQAEIAPKKISEYEIIEITENVCNLKKVEADWILRIDIVEKEDRLELVEHDSEGQCNSECKTIERACQEVIGYSDTDVAEYLYSSKPDADSLYKYLCRDLTKACSTKPPPVPKDRIPGEAFVAKSDKEAEMEKLLKSMEGMPGAPGMKMYSRDDLMNMKNLGDEDAEDEDEDEDDGDAAFPGKLGKVLREKEKGRSDWKQTIRKGITDTTVTLKKHADRVSNRLRQWWRAKKTSSKKGTKGAKSEL from the exons ATGCTTAGGAAAAGAAGCAAGGTTTTGGGGTTTTTTCGGTTAGTTCAGTTATTCTGTCAAGTTCCGTGGAAAATTCCCACCTTTTTAAGATTTGAATTTCCTGTACAGGTGGGGGTTTTAGAACAGCGCGTGTTGAGgaagatgaagacattgttTTGGTTTGTGTTTGTTTCAGTGGTGGCTTCAGCATGGTTGCCACTATCAGATTGTTTCAAAAAACCCGCAGGGCTTGCTAGGAAAGAGGACATTCCGTACATAACGTGCCAAGTTTGTGAGATTCTCGCTAAGCAGTTGCACCAGCAGGTGAAGAACAAGCAAGCTGAGATTGCTCCCAAAAAg ATCTCGGAGTATGAGATCATTGAGATAACAGAGAACGTTTGTAATCTTAAGAAGGTAGAAGCGGATTGGATATTGCGCATTGATATTGTGGAGAAAGAAGATAGGCTTGAG TTAGTTGAGCATGACTCTGAAGGACAGTGCAATTCTGAGTGCAAGACAATCGAGCGAGCATGTCAGGAG gTTATAGGGTATTCGGATACAGATGTTGCTGAATATCTATATAGTTCCAAGCCTGATGCTGATTCATTGTACAAATATCTCTGTAGAGACCTTACTAAAGCATGCAGCACCAAACCACCCCCTGTCCCTAAG GACAGAATCCCTGGTGAAGCTTTTGTTGCTAAGTCTGATAAGGAGGCTGAAATGGAAAAGCTACTAAAATCTATGGAG GGCATGCCAGGAGCACCTGGCATGAAAATGTACTCAAGGGATGATTTAATGAACATGAAAaaccttggtgatgaagatgccgaagatgaagatgaagatgaggATGATGGCGATGCTGCTTTTCCTGGAAAATTG GGAAAAGTTCtgagagaaaaggaaaaggggaGAAGTGACTGGAAACAAACGATCAGAAAAGGAATCACAGATACGACTGTGACGCTGAAGAAACATGCAGACCGAGTTTCCAATCGCTTAAGACAGTGGTGGAGGGCAAAGAAAACAAGTTCAAAGAAGGGAACAAAAGGAGCCAAGTCTGAACTTTAG